A genomic region of Gimesia chilikensis contains the following coding sequences:
- the rpsL gene encoding 30S ribosomal protein S12, which translates to MPTINQLIRKPRKKQTSKSKTPLLEGCPQKRGVCLQVKTVTPKKPNSALRKVARVRLSNGKELTAYIPGEGHNLQEHSIVLVRGGRVRDLPGVRYKVIRGVLDTLGVNDRRQARSRYGTKRPK; encoded by the coding sequence ATGCCAACAATTAATCAATTGATTCGTAAGCCAAGAAAGAAGCAGACCTCTAAGAGTAAGACTCCGCTGCTGGAAGGTTGCCCTCAGAAGCGTGGGGTTTGTCTGCAGGTCAAGACAGTGACCCCGAAAAAGCCGAACTCCGCTCTGCGTAAAGTGGCCCGTGTTCGTCTTTCGAACGGCAAGGAACTGACGGCTTACATCCCCGGTGAAGGTCATAACCTGCAGGAGCACTCGATCGTGCTGGTGCGTGGTGGTCGCGTTCGCGACCTTCCTGGTGTGCGTTACAAAGTGATTCGTGGCGTTCTGGATACCCTGGGCGTCAATGATCGTCGTCAGGCACGTAGCCGTTACGGAACCAAGCGCCCCAAATAG
- the fusA gene encoding elongation factor G, with product MSTSIDQIRNIGIIAHIDAGKTTTTERILYYAKFLHRPGGVDEGTTATDFDEEEAKRGITIYSAAITCKWNGHTINIIDTPGHVDFTAEVERSLRVLDGAVVVFSAMEGVEAQSETVWRQADKYNVPRICFINKMDRIGASFERTFEEIKKRLRGNPVALQIPIGEGTTSTGDSFSGVIDLIKMRALFYDQESMGDQFEVQEIPEAYLEQAQEWRARLLESVAELDEAVLEQYYETEDIAEDVIIRLLREATLRGDLQPTFCGSSLNYIGVQPVLDGVTSFLPSPLDRPPVEGINPQPKKRGGEAGGHETRGPSVDEPMCGLVFKIQADKHGDLCFMRVYSGQLKSGSRLLNPRTGKKELVSQLWRVQAGAREKVETDSIDAGDIIGVIGPKEAVTGDTLCEIQHPILLETISFPETVISMAVEPESSADRKKLEDTLQKLSRQDPTFKAVANEETGQTIVSGMGELHLEVLRNRMQKEFNLSVRVHKPRVSYRETVSAAVEKEVEFNRPSANGNMYFKVKLRLEPFKGDKPISIKSQLKPNELNPELEKELMETLRLGVDGGGQVGFPLMNVQFVVLDAQSREGETNDVAVEAATSEALHGCIMDAKIQLLEPIMKMEVVTPDEFRGNIQADLSSRNANVLNSEWRGDLCVMEVEAPLSQLFGYSTQIRSLSQGRASFSMEPLKYAAAPQSVLKEMIG from the coding sequence ATGTCAACTTCAATAGATCAGATCAGAAACATTGGGATTATCGCTCATATTGACGCCGGTAAGACGACGACCACCGAGCGAATTCTCTACTACGCCAAGTTCCTGCACCGCCCGGGCGGGGTGGATGAAGGTACGACTGCAACCGACTTCGACGAAGAGGAGGCGAAGCGGGGGATCACGATTTATTCTGCGGCGATTACCTGTAAGTGGAACGGGCACACGATCAATATTATCGACACTCCCGGGCACGTCGACTTCACGGCTGAAGTCGAGCGCAGTCTGCGCGTACTCGATGGTGCGGTCGTGGTCTTCAGTGCGATGGAAGGCGTTGAAGCGCAGAGTGAAACGGTCTGGCGGCAGGCGGATAAATACAATGTACCCCGCATCTGTTTCATTAACAAGATGGACCGTATCGGCGCCAGCTTCGAGCGGACGTTTGAAGAGATTAAAAAGCGTTTGCGGGGCAATCCCGTGGCGTTGCAGATTCCCATTGGTGAAGGCACAACATCGACCGGCGATTCCTTCAGTGGTGTGATTGATCTGATTAAGATGCGGGCCCTGTTCTATGACCAGGAGTCGATGGGGGATCAGTTCGAAGTGCAGGAGATTCCGGAAGCCTATCTGGAACAGGCACAGGAATGGCGCGCCAGATTACTGGAGTCGGTAGCTGAGCTGGATGAGGCGGTTCTGGAGCAGTATTACGAGACTGAAGACATTGCAGAGGATGTCATTATCAGGTTGCTCCGTGAGGCGACGCTTAGGGGTGATCTGCAGCCGACTTTCTGTGGTTCCTCTCTGAATTATATTGGTGTCCAGCCTGTGCTGGATGGTGTGACGAGCTTCCTGCCCAGTCCGCTGGATCGGCCGCCGGTGGAGGGGATTAATCCCCAGCCCAAAAAGCGGGGCGGTGAGGCGGGTGGTCACGAAACGCGCGGTCCAAGTGTGGATGAGCCGATGTGTGGGCTGGTCTTTAAGATTCAGGCGGACAAGCACGGCGATTTGTGTTTCATGCGAGTTTACTCGGGGCAGTTGAAGAGTGGCAGTCGTCTGTTGAATCCGCGGACCGGTAAGAAGGAACTGGTCAGTCAGTTGTGGCGTGTGCAGGCCGGGGCGCGTGAGAAGGTTGAGACGGACAGTATTGATGCCGGCGATATCATCGGGGTGATCGGACCGAAAGAAGCCGTGACTGGTGATACGTTGTGTGAAATTCAGCATCCGATTTTGCTGGAAACCATTTCGTTTCCTGAGACTGTGATCTCAATGGCGGTCGAGCCGGAATCGAGTGCGGACCGGAAGAAGCTTGAAGATACGTTGCAGAAGCTGTCTCGTCAGGATCCCACGTTCAAGGCTGTGGCTAACGAGGAGACGGGTCAGACTATTGTTTCCGGGATGGGCGAATTGCACCTGGAAGTGTTGCGAAACCGGATGCAGAAAGAGTTCAACTTGAGTGTGCGGGTGCATAAGCCGCGCGTGAGTTATCGGGAAACTGTTTCTGCTGCTGTCGAGAAAGAGGTCGAGTTCAATCGTCCTTCGGCCAATGGGAATATGTATTTCAAAGTCAAGCTGCGGCTGGAGCCCTTCAAGGGGGATAAGCCGATTTCCATCAAGAGTCAGCTAAAGCCGAATGAGTTGAATCCGGAGTTAGAAAAAGAGTTGATGGAAACGCTGCGGTTAGGTGTCGACGGGGGAGGCCAGGTTGGGTTTCCTTTGATGAATGTGCAGTTTGTGGTATTGGATGCCCAGTCGCGCGAGGGTGAAACCAACGATGTGGCGGTCGAGGCGGCAACTTCCGAAGCGCTGCATGGCTGCATTATGGACGCGAAGATTCAGTTGCTCGAGCCAATCATGAAAATGGAAGTGGTGACGCCTGATGAATTTCGTGGGAACATCCAGGCGGATCTCAGTTCGCGGAATGCGAATGTGCTCAACAGCGAATGGCGCGGAGATTTGTGTGTGATGGAGGTCGAGGCGCCTTTGTCGCAACTGTTTGGCTATTCTACCCAGATTCGCAGTCTATCGCAGGGGCGGGCATCGTTCTCGATGGAGCCTTTGAAGTATGCTGCGGCTCCGCAAAGCGTTTTAAAAGAGATGATTGGATAA
- the rplC gene encoding 50S ribosomal protein L3 encodes MPVGLLGKKVGMTQVYDDGVLVPVTVIQAGPCHVLQVRTLDTDGYEAVQVGFEDKPRRLSARSERGHVAALDSKRQKKRTEAGVAVADKAGCEPKRFIKEFRVDGEDHGCEVGNELTVSLFNEVSHIDVIGTSKGRGFAGVMKRHNFSGQRATHGVKRVHRHGGSIGMSADPSRVLKGTRMGGRYGGKQITVRHLKVVRVDEENGVLLVRGAVPGPNGGDLVIRHTNKY; translated from the coding sequence ATGCCTGTCGGTCTGCTGGGTAAAAAGGTCGGAATGACCCAAGTTTACGACGATGGAGTCCTGGTTCCTGTTACGGTGATTCAGGCTGGCCCCTGCCATGTGTTGCAGGTGCGCACGTTAGACACCGATGGCTACGAAGCGGTTCAGGTCGGTTTTGAAGATAAGCCTCGTCGTCTCTCTGCTCGCAGTGAGCGTGGTCATGTTGCTGCCCTGGACAGTAAGCGTCAGAAAAAACGTACAGAAGCGGGTGTGGCCGTTGCCGATAAGGCCGGTTGTGAACCCAAGCGGTTTATTAAAGAGTTTCGCGTTGATGGTGAAGATCATGGCTGCGAAGTGGGTAACGAGCTTACCGTTTCGCTGTTCAATGAAGTATCTCACATTGACGTGATTGGAACCAGCAAAGGTCGTGGTTTTGCCGGGGTTATGAAACGTCATAACTTCTCCGGGCAGCGTGCGACACACGGTGTAAAGCGTGTGCACCGCCATGGTGGTTCAATTGGTATGAGTGCAGATCCTTCTCGTGTTCTTAAGGGGACACGGATGGGTGGTCGGTATGGTGGTAAGCAGATTACTGTCAGACACTTGAAAGTTGTCCGCGTTGACGAAGAGAACGGTGTGCTTCTGGTAAGAGGTGCAGTCCCCGGTCCTAACGGTGGTGATCTCGTCATTCGTCATACTAACAAATATTGA
- the rpsJ gene encoding 30S ribosomal protein S10, whose product MAVASQERIRIRMEAYDHSVLDQSAADIVDTAKRTGAIVHGPIPLPTRVERYTVLKGPHIDKKSREQFEIRTHKRLVDILSPTGKTIDALNKLSLPAGVDIKIKASAGGN is encoded by the coding sequence GTGGCCGTTGCGAGTCAAGAGCGAATTAGAATTCGCATGGAAGCTTATGATCACTCCGTGTTGGATCAGTCGGCAGCAGATATTGTTGATACGGCGAAGCGAACCGGTGCGATTGTGCATGGCCCCATTCCTCTGCCGACGCGGGTTGAGCGATATACGGTCTTGAAGGGGCCTCACATCGACAAGAAATCTCGTGAGCAGTTTGAAATTCGGACTCATAAGCGTTTGGTTGATATTTTGTCTCCAACCGGCAAGACGATTGATGCTTTGAATAAATTGTCTCTGCCTGCTGGGGTTGATATTAAAATTAAGGCGTCCGCTGGCGGAAACTAG
- the rpsG gene encoding 30S ribosomal protein S7 produces the protein MSKKFTASATQLKPDPRFNSLLASKFVNCLMHDGKKSIAQNVFYSALDRIKERIPDAEPIEVFTQAVENVKPSVEVRSKRVGGATYQVPTPVNPKRQQTLAIRWILAAIRGKKGRPMEVRLADEILSAHKKEGTAITTRENIHRMAEANKAFAHFAFSR, from the coding sequence ATGAGCAAGAAGTTTACAGCCAGTGCGACTCAGCTGAAGCCAGATCCGCGGTTCAATTCACTGCTGGCTTCCAAGTTTGTTAACTGTCTGATGCATGATGGCAAAAAGAGCATTGCTCAAAACGTGTTCTACTCGGCCCTGGATCGCATTAAAGAGCGTATCCCCGATGCTGAGCCGATCGAAGTTTTCACACAGGCTGTCGAAAATGTGAAGCCCAGTGTTGAAGTTCGTTCGAAGCGTGTTGGTGGTGCTACTTACCAGGTGCCAACCCCTGTGAATCCCAAGCGTCAGCAGACTCTGGCGATTCGCTGGATTCTGGCTGCGATTCGCGGCAAGAAAGGTCGTCCGATGGAAGTTCGTCTGGCTGACGAAATTCTGTCTGCACACAAAAAAGAAGGTACTGCCATCACTACCCGTGAGAATATTCATCGTATGGCTGAAGCGAACAAGGCATTTGCTCACTTCGCCTTCTCACGCTAA